One Vallitalea pronyensis genomic region harbors:
- a CDS encoding carbohydrate ABC transporter permease, translating into MKYKNTGTDQVFNIVNGIILAFIFIVVAYPLIYVVSASLSSPTAIIQGRVKLLPVDFSLGGYKAVFANGAVVTGFLNSMFYMIVGTCVNVMMTVMLAYPLSRKGFYGGKAITLLLIFTMMFNAGLIPNYLLIDSLNLIDKRAVMIIPKALNVWNVMITITYFRTTIPDELLEASQVDGCTDFNFIGKIVLPLSKPILAVISLFYAVQHWNSFFDAMLYLNSEKLVPLQIVLRDILVQNQLSMDMITSLDPESISVRENLAVLLKYALIVVSSLPLLIMYPFIQKYFVKGIMIGSVKG; encoded by the coding sequence ATGAAATATAAAAATACAGGTACGGATCAGGTATTCAATATTGTAAATGGTATTATCTTAGCATTCATATTCATTGTCGTCGCTTATCCGCTCATCTATGTGGTGAGTGCATCCCTAAGTTCTCCCACTGCTATAATTCAAGGGCGGGTCAAATTACTACCCGTTGATTTTTCATTAGGTGGTTATAAAGCAGTTTTTGCAAATGGTGCGGTTGTAACAGGCTTTCTAAATTCCATGTTTTATATGATTGTTGGCACCTGTGTCAATGTGATGATGACGGTGATGTTAGCCTATCCCTTATCCAGGAAAGGATTTTATGGTGGGAAAGCCATTACCTTACTATTGATTTTTACAATGATGTTCAATGCAGGACTTATCCCTAATTACCTTTTAATCGATAGTCTTAACTTAATTGATAAACGAGCGGTTATGATTATTCCCAAGGCATTAAATGTATGGAATGTGATGATTACCATTACATATTTTAGAACCACCATACCTGATGAGCTGCTAGAAGCATCTCAAGTAGATGGGTGTACGGATTTTAATTTTATAGGTAAAATTGTGCTGCCCTTATCCAAACCTATTTTGGCAGTCATCTCACTGTTTTATGCCGTTCAACATTGGAACTCTTTCTTTGATGCCATGCTTTATCTAAACTCGGAAAAATTAGTGCCCTTGCAAATTGTATTACGGGATATTCTTGTACAAAATCAGCTATCCATGGATATGATTACTTCCCTGGACCCAGAGTCCATCTCAGTAAGGGAGAATCTTGCCGTCCTGCTGAAATACGCGTTGATTGTGGTATCCAGTTTGCCACTACTCATCATGTACCCTTTCATTCAAAAATATTTTGTGAAGGGCATCATGATTG
- a CDS encoding sulfatase-like hydrolase/transferase, with protein sequence MVKQPNIIFMMTDDQRYDTFGFKSDGVVITPHLDKMASEGVCFNQAYHVSPICMPSRAAVHMSKYISDHQCGFDVPTDKTVTRQEFMESYPVLLREAGYYTGFIGKFGYAVTDEKKTNAEKVLGKRIHADGYVRTNAQEDLEENMPKDLFDEWYGNTGQGRYFPLEDGTFNGHANPYDAKHLTAFNGCKAVDFIKRASQTGKPFNLSISFKGPHNPLTPEQRHLDKYQNVQVPRQYNDTPEHFNLLPEVVRKKSRNPEYYFNRGEWKNFGAGTWEIEENYQTDIKKYYALITGVDEVVGKIRDTLEELGIADHTIVIYTSDNGMFCGSRQIHGKSILYEESIKAPMIVHDPRLDKSRQHVAVDGLISHVDIAPTILDYAGIEPYPAYRGVSFKGLVDGERDEIHDYVYGENNFNNNFLAKNEVKDPSRYQSIRSKYVRGRRYKYIRYYECEPVIEELFDVLDDPYEEHNLIGKDAYGDTHALLADKLEQFIGRVCHE encoded by the coding sequence ATGGTTAAGCAACCCAATATTATTTTTATGATGACCGACGATCAGCGATACGATACCTTTGGTTTTAAAAGTGATGGTGTTGTGATAACACCTCATCTGGATAAAATGGCGTCAGAAGGTGTCTGTTTTAATCAGGCTTATCATGTATCGCCAATCTGTATGCCCAGTCGTGCTGCGGTACATATGAGTAAGTATATCAGTGATCATCAGTGTGGATTTGATGTGCCCACAGATAAAACGGTTACAAGACAAGAGTTCATGGAGAGCTATCCTGTATTGTTACGAGAAGCAGGCTATTATACAGGATTTATCGGTAAATTTGGTTATGCAGTTACAGATGAGAAAAAAACCAATGCAGAAAAAGTACTTGGAAAAAGAATACATGCAGATGGTTATGTGAGGACAAATGCCCAAGAAGACTTGGAAGAAAATATGCCCAAAGACTTATTTGATGAATGGTATGGCAATACAGGGCAAGGGCGGTATTTTCCTTTAGAAGACGGCACATTTAATGGCCATGCCAACCCATATGATGCCAAACATCTTACGGCATTTAACGGCTGTAAGGCAGTTGATTTTATTAAGAGAGCCAGTCAAACAGGTAAACCATTTAACCTGTCCATTAGCTTTAAAGGACCCCATAATCCTTTAACGCCTGAGCAAAGACACTTAGATAAGTATCAGAACGTTCAAGTGCCTAGACAATACAACGATACACCTGAACATTTTAATTTATTACCAGAGGTGGTTCGAAAGAAAAGTCGTAATCCAGAGTACTATTTCAATAGGGGAGAGTGGAAGAACTTTGGAGCAGGTACTTGGGAAATAGAGGAAAACTATCAAACAGACATAAAGAAATATTACGCCTTGATTACAGGAGTTGATGAAGTCGTTGGTAAAATCCGTGATACTTTAGAAGAGCTAGGCATTGCTGATCATACAATAGTAATCTACACATCAGATAATGGCATGTTTTGTGGTTCAAGACAGATTCACGGCAAATCAATTCTGTATGAAGAATCCATTAAAGCGCCTATGATTGTGCATGATCCTAGACTGGATAAAAGTAGACAGCATGTAGCCGTAGATGGTCTGATTTCTCATGTGGATATCGCCCCAACGATACTAGATTATGCAGGCATTGAGCCATATCCAGCCTATAGAGGCGTAAGTTTTAAGGGGCTTGTTGATGGTGAAAGGGATGAGATTCATGATTATGTGTATGGTGAAAATAATTTTAATAATAATTTTTTAGCCAAAAATGAAGTGAAAGACCCTTCACGTTATCAATCCATTCGCTCCAAGTATGTCAGAGGAAGACGCTACAAATATATACGGTATTATGAATGTGAACCTGTTATTGAAGAATTATTTGATGTCCTGGATGACCCCTATGAAGAACATAACCTCATAGGGAAAGATGCCTATGGGGATACCCATGCCTTATTAGCAGATAAATTAGAGCAATTTATAGGCAGAGTGTGTCATGAATAG
- a CDS encoding arylsulfatase: MNKQPNVVFVLTDDQGYGDLGCTGNSIVKTPNIDQFYQESVRLTDFHVGPTCAPTRAGLMTGHYANSTGVWHTVGGRSLLRKNEVTLASALRQAGYRTGIFGKWHLGDTYPYRPMDRGFEETVVHGGGGISQTPDCWGNDYFDDTYYVNGEEKTFKGYCTDVFFSEALDFIKRHKDEPFFCYIATNAPHGPYNVEDTYAKPYQDKTHPERARFYGMITNIDDNFAKLRETLETLNVMDNTIFIFMTDNGTSCGMYSDASGFVVDGYNAGLRGGKNSEYDGGHRVPFFMKWQEGGIGHGKDFDMLAANVDFMPTLLDLCGVTDDSLHCHGMSLAPYLREEKKPEDRVLVTDSQRVAYPVKWRKSAVMTFNWRLVNGRELYAIQEDREQREDVSYQHPDVVEGLRREYDKWWDIVSKQYDSLIPFSIGDEPIQINCHDLRNEECHTAWNQKQIRDGMRIDGYYEVDVETPGDYRFSLRRWPKVVNIPIREGIDHEDVVFEKGYILPQDWSYYSGGKPLDIAYGEIQIQGQSHVTAIDDTSCEASFVLSLEKGEGRLVCRFLGDDKACVTAAYYVDIEKVG, translated from the coding sequence ATGAATAAACAACCCAATGTGGTATTTGTGTTAACCGATGATCAAGGGTATGGCGACCTTGGCTGTACAGGAAATTCAATAGTCAAAACACCCAACATCGATCAATTTTATCAAGAAAGTGTGCGCTTAACTGATTTTCATGTGGGTCCCACGTGTGCACCAACACGTGCTGGTTTAATGACAGGCCATTATGCCAATAGTACAGGAGTGTGGCACACTGTTGGCGGGCGTTCTTTACTTAGAAAAAATGAGGTGACTTTAGCATCTGCACTTCGTCAAGCAGGCTACCGAACAGGTATATTCGGCAAATGGCATCTTGGGGATACGTATCCCTATCGTCCCATGGATAGAGGCTTTGAAGAAACAGTCGTTCATGGTGGTGGCGGCATTAGTCAAACCCCTGATTGTTGGGGAAATGATTATTTTGATGATACCTACTATGTGAATGGAGAAGAAAAGACATTCAAGGGCTATTGTACAGATGTCTTTTTTTCAGAAGCCTTGGATTTTATAAAGCGGCATAAAGATGAGCCTTTCTTTTGCTACATTGCAACCAATGCACCTCATGGACCGTATAATGTTGAGGATACCTATGCGAAGCCCTATCAGGATAAAACCCATCCAGAACGGGCTCGATTTTATGGTATGATTACGAATATTGATGATAATTTTGCTAAACTAAGAGAAACATTAGAAACTCTAAATGTCATGGACAATACCATATTTATATTTATGACAGATAATGGAACCAGTTGCGGTATGTACAGTGATGCAAGTGGATTTGTAGTAGACGGCTATAATGCAGGACTTCGTGGTGGCAAGAATTCTGAATATGATGGGGGTCATCGCGTACCATTTTTTATGAAATGGCAAGAAGGCGGCATTGGACATGGAAAAGATTTTGATATGCTTGCAGCTAATGTTGATTTTATGCCCACCCTATTAGATTTATGCGGTGTGACAGATGACAGCTTACACTGTCATGGTATGAGCTTAGCACCCTATTTACGAGAGGAAAAAAAGCCAGAGGATAGAGTACTGGTAACAGATTCTCAGCGTGTGGCGTATCCAGTGAAATGGCGAAAAAGTGCTGTTATGACTTTCAACTGGCGGCTGGTTAATGGTAGGGAACTCTACGCTATTCAGGAAGACAGGGAGCAAAGAGAGGATGTAAGTTACCAGCACCCTGATGTTGTGGAAGGATTAAGAAGAGAATATGATAAGTGGTGGGACATTGTTTCCAAGCAGTACGATAGCCTTATTCCATTTTCTATTGGTGATGAACCCATACAGATAAACTGTCATGATTTACGTAATGAAGAATGTCATACAGCTTGGAATCAAAAACAGATTCGTGATGGTATGCGGATTGACGGCTATTATGAAGTGGACGTTGAAACTCCAGGTGATTATCGTTTTTCATTACGCCGCTGGCCAAAGGTCGTCAACATACCTATTAGAGAGGGCATCGATCATGAGGATGTGGTATTTGAGAAAGGGTATATTCTACCACAGGACTGGTCTTATTATTCAGGTGGGAAGCCATTAGATATAGCCTATGGAGAGATACAAATTCAAGGACAATCCCATGTGACAGCCATTGATGACACGTCATGTGAAGCATCTTTTGTGCTATCCCTTGAAAAAGGTGAAGGACGACTGGTATGTCGTTTTCTGGGTGATGATAAAGCATGTGTTACAGCTGCCTATTATGTGGACATTGAGAAAGTGGGCTAG
- a CDS encoding LytTR family DNA-binding domain-containing protein — protein MKLSLICEKDIRKRIVDQFDDLGIFFFQDADLYLVQEGLEEAYMPCVVFQKSNIEGLIALVKNILPPTNGHKLIGLLNEEYCMIAFEDILYIEAYDAKVYCHTVSDTFQLRNTLYKLEATLPREDFIRISKSFIVNINNVTKIIPWFNRRLLIKFVDSNKEVEVSKNYVSKFKQFLGIR, from the coding sequence ATGAAGCTTAGTTTAATCTGCGAAAAAGACATACGCAAACGTATTGTAGACCAATTTGATGACCTGGGTATCTTTTTCTTTCAAGATGCAGACCTCTATTTGGTACAAGAGGGTCTGGAAGAAGCGTATATGCCTTGTGTTGTTTTTCAAAAAAGTAATATTGAGGGATTGATTGCGTTGGTTAAAAATATACTGCCCCCTACCAATGGTCATAAATTAATTGGTCTCTTAAATGAGGAATACTGTATGATTGCTTTTGAGGATATCCTCTACATAGAAGCTTATGATGCCAAAGTGTATTGTCATACAGTCAGTGATACCTTCCAATTGCGTAATACCCTCTATAAATTAGAAGCAACGCTGCCAAGAGAAGACTTTATTCGGATTAGTAAGTCATTTATTGTTAACATTAACAACGTGACGAAAATTATTCCCTGGTTTAATCGCAGGTTACTCATAAAATTCGTAGATTCTAACAAAGAAGTGGAAGTATCCAAAAACTACGTCAGCAAATTCAAGCAATTTTTAGGGATTAGGTGA
- a CDS encoding nitrilase-related carbon-nitrogen hydrolase, with the protein MINNIKTILLLLLSSLLLILSNGHYIQAYAAWLFPLGFLMATHPIGLKKSVLVLCIICGVAFQISFLYFSSRSPGNFMFYIPFFMGLVMVIPFWAQKLAFHKSKHFIATLIFPASLALYEFAISYLSPNGTFGILGYSQHDFLPMIQWVSVIGVVGITFVVTWTSTVVYWVIFINHEKKGRRYAAILGVCLLGMLMLGTYRLEMEQDAATVQVSGIHVYDLRQDETGDMLALMDTDEERFREETTKLANLLVAQTIEEAKMGSKIIVHAEVSPYIHYQDIAAYIDALKKAAKDYGVYIVSCPYVDYPEGKRDENFLHVINPDGELVITHYKYGGNIFEGTVKGDEVIQYVDTPYGRLSGIICWDKDFPHTIRQVGEKNIDILFIPSADWKQITPYHSIVGKIRGIENGVNTVTQTINGTSMIADTHGQVLQQMNHFTSDNWVMRGQVPMKGKKTIYHVVGKYLLLCDIIILMFVVLSILFRNKKNSSQT; encoded by the coding sequence ATGATAAACAACATTAAAACCATCTTATTACTTTTGTTATCATCACTCTTACTCATTCTTAGTAATGGTCACTATATTCAAGCTTATGCGGCTTGGCTATTTCCTCTAGGATTTTTAATGGCTACGCATCCCATAGGGCTCAAAAAAAGTGTACTTGTATTATGCATCATTTGTGGTGTTGCATTTCAAATTTCTTTTTTATATTTTTCGTCTCGCTCCCCTGGAAACTTTATGTTCTACATACCTTTTTTTATGGGGCTTGTGATGGTCATACCTTTTTGGGCTCAAAAACTTGCCTTTCATAAGAGTAAACACTTTATAGCAACACTGATATTTCCTGCCTCTTTAGCTCTATATGAGTTCGCCATCTCATACCTTAGCCCAAATGGCACATTCGGTATTCTTGGTTACTCTCAGCACGATTTTCTGCCCATGATACAATGGGTATCGGTGATTGGTGTTGTTGGCATCACATTCGTTGTAACTTGGACATCAACAGTTGTTTACTGGGTCATTTTCATTAATCATGAAAAGAAGGGAAGGCGATATGCAGCTATACTGGGTGTATGTCTTCTGGGGATGTTGATGTTGGGAACGTATCGATTAGAGATGGAGCAAGATGCTGCCACGGTTCAAGTATCTGGTATTCATGTCTATGATTTGCGTCAGGATGAAACCGGTGATATGCTAGCACTTATGGATACAGATGAAGAAAGATTCAGAGAAGAAACCACCAAGCTTGCAAATCTATTGGTAGCTCAAACAATCGAGGAAGCCAAAATGGGATCAAAAATCATCGTACATGCGGAAGTATCCCCCTATATACATTATCAGGATATCGCTGCCTATATAGATGCTCTCAAAAAAGCAGCTAAGGATTATGGGGTATATATTGTTTCATGCCCTTATGTGGATTATCCAGAGGGTAAACGTGATGAAAATTTCTTACATGTCATAAATCCAGATGGAGAGCTTGTCATAACCCATTATAAATACGGAGGCAATATTTTTGAAGGTACAGTTAAGGGTGATGAAGTGATTCAATATGTGGATACCCCATATGGTCGTCTATCAGGGATTATTTGTTGGGATAAAGATTTTCCTCACACCATTCGTCAAGTTGGTGAAAAAAACATTGATATTCTGTTTATACCATCCGCAGATTGGAAGCAGATAACACCTTATCATAGTATTGTTGGTAAGATAAGAGGTATTGAAAATGGGGTGAATACGGTCACACAAACCATTAATGGCACATCCATGATTGCAGATACTCATGGTCAAGTTCTGCAGCAAATGAATCATTTTACCAGCGACAACTGGGTTATGCGAGGGCAAGTACCCATGAAAGGTAAGAAGACTATTTATCATGTAGTGGGTAAATACTTGCTCTTATGTGATATAATCATATTAATGTTTGTGGTATTATCGATCTTGTTTAGAAATAAAAAAAATAGTAGCCAGACTTAG
- a CDS encoding ABC transporter permease gives MKALLKTRLLNQRKLNSIKKDWQLYLLVALPVIYIIVFKLVPLYGVQIALKDYVARIGITGSEWANPLFKHFINFFNDYNFWRVIRNTLTISVYGLVAGFPLPILFALSLNYLGNKKIKKTIQMLTYAPHFISTVVIVGMLMQFFQTRTGMVNQLFTYLGMEEIDFFGTAGTFPHMYVWSQIWQNLGFSSIIYIATLTGIDPALHEAAIMDGANKLQRMWHIDLPGIMPTAIVLLTLNLGKILNVGFEKVLLMQNPINIKLSEIITTYVYKVGLASAIPQFSYSTAIGIFKSVIGLILILTFNKLSKKISESSLF, from the coding sequence ATGAAAGCTCTTTTAAAGACGAGGCTTTTGAACCAAAGGAAGTTGAATAGCATAAAAAAGGATTGGCAATTGTATCTTCTTGTTGCTCTTCCAGTCATCTACATTATTGTATTCAAATTGGTTCCTTTATACGGCGTTCAAATAGCTCTAAAGGATTATGTTGCCAGAATAGGTATTACTGGCAGTGAATGGGCAAATCCTTTATTTAAACATTTTATTAACTTTTTTAATGATTATAATTTCTGGAGGGTTATTCGAAATACCTTGACCATTAGTGTGTATGGTTTAGTGGCAGGGTTTCCTTTACCCATCCTGTTTGCTTTATCCTTAAATTATCTTGGTAACAAAAAAATCAAGAAAACCATACAGATGTTAACCTATGCACCACACTTTATATCCACGGTTGTCATTGTGGGGATGCTCATGCAATTTTTTCAAACGAGAACAGGGATGGTGAATCAATTATTTACGTATCTTGGTATGGAAGAAATTGATTTCTTTGGCACAGCCGGCACCTTTCCCCATATGTATGTCTGGTCCCAGATATGGCAGAATCTCGGTTTTAGTTCAATTATCTATATCGCCACACTGACAGGTATTGACCCGGCACTCCATGAAGCTGCCATTATGGATGGCGCTAATAAATTACAGAGGATGTGGCACATTGATTTACCTGGCATTATGCCTACCGCTATTGTGTTATTAACATTGAACCTCGGGAAAATACTGAATGTAGGTTTTGAAAAAGTACTGCTGATGCAGAATCCCATTAACATTAAGCTATCGGAGATTATTACTACATATGTGTATAAAGTTGGGCTTGCATCAGCCATACCACAGTTTAGCTATTCCACTGCCATTGGTATATTTAAATCTGTCATTGGTTTAATTCTCATTTTAACCTTTAATAAATTATCTAAAAAAATATCAGAATCCAGTTTATTCTAG
- a CDS encoding helix-turn-helix domain-containing protein produces MNNIKVHIDVVNMGTVSSEWSKKRFPYPHHRIYYVFDGEATLTLNHTKLLLQPGYMYLLPAFSMVETLCENFLSHYFIHFRLHHHDILDIFTTYQPAIQVEALADFVGIFNTLQTHFKRDTPYSVMLTYSSIYQLLAPFFEHCKKPSHDLLRFETVLNYIDYHLDTKLSNAVLAKIMDLNPVYFSNLFSKTFHMSPNQYIIKKRLDKAQTLLTTTNYKVNAIAIQSGFDNNMYFSRLFKNRIGLTPTEYRLKAKYENGQH; encoded by the coding sequence TTGAATAACATAAAGGTTCACATTGATGTGGTGAATATGGGAACTGTTTCATCGGAATGGTCAAAAAAGCGCTTTCCCTACCCTCATCATCGCATCTACTATGTATTTGATGGGGAAGCCACCCTCACACTTAATCATACTAAACTTTTGCTTCAACCAGGCTACATGTATTTATTGCCAGCGTTCAGTATGGTTGAAACCCTTTGCGAAAATTTCTTATCCCATTACTTCATCCATTTTCGTTTGCATCATCATGATATTCTTGATATTTTTACCACCTATCAACCAGCTATCCAAGTAGAGGCCCTCGCCGACTTTGTGGGTATATTTAATACACTACAGACACATTTTAAACGGGATACACCCTATTCTGTTATGCTCACTTATAGTTCGATCTACCAGTTACTTGCCCCTTTTTTTGAACATTGTAAAAAACCTTCCCATGATTTGCTACGATTTGAAACGGTACTCAATTACATTGATTATCACCTAGATACCAAATTAAGCAATGCTGTCCTAGCAAAAATTATGGATTTGAATCCTGTATATTTCTCCAACCTATTTTCAAAAACCTTTCACATGTCACCTAATCAATACATTATTAAAAAACGCCTGGATAAAGCCCAGACACTTCTTACCACAACCAATTATAAAGTAAACGCCATTGCTATTCAGTCAGGTTTTGATAACAACATGTATTTTTCCCGTTTGTTCAAAAATAGAATTGGATTAACACCGACTGAGTACCGACTAAAAGCTAAGTATGAAAATGGACAACATTAA
- a CDS encoding helix-turn-helix transcriptional regulator yields MNKGFLRLFIKFFVPYLMFVMLIFVFASITYVTAFNEIEHNAVNMQKSYIDQSKSVIDRRFRETVDASFQLREFSTIKAFKEKSYASVNKDYYSAVTLYNELQDKWFQNEIIRGYFIFFEKSTIVANPIEVYFYKSFNDEALKIEGVSKEQLWEDLFSKYYSGHVLYANKMKYYENSLVGIPVVTTLGHGMDDALAVILMIMDGDKLKNSMTVFAESFHGNFFIVDEQDNMLMSYDTAYGVSEDGSIDYNLLEEDAVMVRTNSDVIPYTYILVQSKEKVFHDIHVLRRRAIIGILSMIVLGFSISIWMAKRNSAPVVKLMTRNEQLTERVNHQLPYIKTTFLERLLKGEYSNLEEISAITKLLNTDYTGMYYGVMVIDYDEHMHIFEEDGDRLLQELEMKRVEVKDVIFENTFQSDFVHDIDYDKIAIIFIDRVGDVEAFKKDIQHKTETLGEAMKTSQLTSIRYGVGSICDDIMALPLSLGHAVDALAVSVGSEEGRIIWYESIEENSESYYFPFELENRLYNGVKLGDSQLVTQILRELFKKNLVERNLKIHLMRLFIHDIWGIFNRIRERAIGTNHTMNNLIQSAVMEMYDCTDLEKIQLFRNTLLKVTDIYAVERKEKKNSVMDNINAYLRQNLSNPNFSLQDVADEFKLSYKYVSQIFKDYNETCFIHYIQTIRMKKAEELLINTNMFIGDIVIACGYNSSNSFGKAFKRHHGVSASVFREKNKE; encoded by the coding sequence ATGAATAAAGGATTTTTAAGACTTTTTATAAAATTCTTTGTGCCGTACTTAATGTTTGTTATGTTAATCTTTGTCTTTGCCTCTATTACCTACGTGACAGCTTTTAATGAAATTGAGCATAATGCTGTCAACATGCAGAAATCTTATATTGACCAGAGTAAATCCGTTATTGATAGAAGGTTTAGAGAAACCGTTGATGCTTCTTTTCAGCTACGGGAGTTTTCAACCATTAAAGCGTTTAAAGAAAAAAGCTATGCATCTGTCAATAAGGATTATTATAGTGCTGTCACTTTATATAATGAATTACAAGATAAATGGTTTCAAAATGAAATCATTAGAGGGTATTTTATATTTTTTGAGAAATCAACCATTGTAGCTAATCCTATTGAAGTGTATTTTTATAAGAGTTTTAATGATGAAGCCCTTAAAATTGAAGGCGTAAGTAAAGAACAACTGTGGGAAGATCTGTTTTCGAAGTATTATTCAGGTCATGTTTTGTATGCCAATAAGATGAAATATTATGAAAATAGCCTTGTTGGGATACCTGTCGTTACTACATTAGGTCATGGTATGGATGATGCCCTTGCTGTTATTTTGATGATCATGGATGGTGACAAATTAAAAAACAGCATGACGGTATTTGCAGAAAGCTTTCATGGTAACTTTTTTATAGTGGATGAACAAGATAACATGCTGATGAGCTATGATACAGCATATGGTGTATCAGAAGATGGAAGCATTGATTATAACCTCCTTGAGGAAGATGCCGTTATGGTTAGAACGAATTCGGATGTGATACCATATACTTACATTTTAGTCCAATCAAAAGAAAAAGTGTTTCATGATATTCATGTATTAAGACGACGAGCGATCATCGGCATCCTGTCAATGATTGTATTAGGTTTTAGTATATCCATATGGATGGCAAAAAGAAATTCAGCACCCGTTGTCAAGTTGATGACAAGGAATGAGCAGTTAACAGAAAGAGTCAATCATCAATTACCTTATATCAAAACGACTTTTCTTGAAAGACTATTAAAAGGGGAATACAGTAATTTAGAAGAAATATCAGCCATTACCAAGCTTCTTAATACGGATTATACGGGAATGTATTATGGTGTGATGGTCATTGATTACGATGAGCATATGCATATTTTTGAAGAAGATGGTGACAGGTTGCTCCAGGAATTAGAGATGAAACGGGTTGAAGTAAAAGATGTTATTTTTGAAAATACGTTTCAGTCTGATTTTGTACATGATATTGATTATGACAAGATAGCCATTATTTTTATTGATCGGGTTGGGGATGTAGAGGCTTTTAAAAAAGACATCCAACATAAGACAGAGACATTAGGAGAAGCCATGAAAACCAGTCAACTCACAAGTATAAGATACGGCGTTGGTAGTATCTGTGACGATATAATGGCCCTTCCATTGTCATTAGGTCATGCTGTAGATGCCTTAGCTGTATCTGTTGGTAGTGAAGAAGGCCGTATCATATGGTATGAATCCATAGAGGAAAATTCAGAGTCCTATTATTTTCCTTTTGAACTTGAAAATCGATTATATAATGGTGTCAAATTAGGAGACAGCCAGCTAGTAACCCAGATTCTGCGGGAATTATTTAAGAAAAATCTTGTGGAACGAAACTTAAAAATTCACCTTATGCGGTTATTTATTCACGATATATGGGGCATCTTTAACCGAATAAGAGAACGAGCCATAGGCACCAATCATACCATGAATAACCTTATCCAAAGTGCAGTGATGGAAATGTATGACTGTACAGACCTTGAGAAAATCCAATTGTTTAGAAATACCTTGCTAAAAGTAACAGACATCTATGCTGTTGAGCGTAAGGAAAAGAAAAACTCAGTCATGGATAATATCAATGCATATCTTCGGCAAAACCTGAGTAATCCTAATTTTAGTTTACAAGATGTTGCCGATGAGTTTAAATTATCCTATAAGTACGTTTCTCAGATTTTTAAAGATTATAATGAAACTTGTTTTATCCATTATATTCAAACCATCCGAATGAAGAAGGCAGAAGAATTATTAATCAACACGAATATGTTTATTGGTGATATTGTCATTGCTTGCGGCTATAATTCAAGCAACTCCTTTGGAAAAGCTTTTAAACGCCACCATGGTGTGAGTGCTTCTGTATTTCGAGAAAAAAATAAGGAGTAA